One Methylosarcina fibrata AML-C10 DNA segment encodes these proteins:
- a CDS encoding SRPBCC family protein, which produces MKKMYLGMSVLLFFFSALAYAHGPVRQKAEEEILIDAPAEKVWGIIKDYGDMSWHPGIKSVTNQDGNKKGAIRVLTLNDGGTITEELKKYDEAKMSYSYKITEMSTAKTITHAGAEEKVPVLPVDNYAATIEVEPQGDKSKVSWKAAYYRAYMNNNPPAEMNEEAANTAVTAVLKQGLANLKTLAEK; this is translated from the coding sequence ATGAAGAAAATGTATTTAGGCATGTCGGTATTGTTGTTCTTCTTTTCCGCCCTGGCTTATGCCCACGGACCGGTCCGTCAAAAAGCCGAAGAAGAAATCCTCATCGATGCCCCGGCCGAAAAAGTCTGGGGAATCATCAAGGATTACGGCGACATGTCCTGGCATCCTGGAATAAAAAGCGTGACCAATCAGGACGGCAATAAAAAAGGAGCCATCCGTGTTCTGACGCTGAACGACGGCGGCACCATTACCGAAGAATTAAAAAAATACGACGAAGCCAAGATGTCGTATTCTTACAAGATTACCGAAATGAGCACGGCCAAGACCATTACCCATGCGGGCGCCGAGGAAAAAGTGCCGGTGTTGCCCGTCGACAATTACGCCGCTACGATCGAAGTGGAGCCGCAAGGCGACAAGTCCAAGGTATCCTGGAAAGCGGCTTACTACCGGGCTTACATGAACAACAATCCTCCGGCCGAAATGAACGAGGAAGCCGCCAATACCGCGGTGACGGCGGTTTTAAAGCAGGGCTTGGCCAATCTGAAGACTCTGGCTGAAAAATAA
- a CDS encoding YqiA/YcfP family alpha/beta fold hydrolase codes for MKKIVIYNHGKESTPWSEKSLAFAEVAKRYGYDFESPDYRLQSDPEERIRQLLAMDLSAYGECILIGSSMGGYVATVASETIKPHGLFLLAPAFYLPGYPRTDFHPPAARTLVIHGWQDDIVLPGNSWMFCQKHSIRLNMVNADHRLLSELPYLTEEFERFLRTLP; via the coding sequence ATGAAAAAAATAGTCATTTACAATCACGGCAAAGAAAGTACCCCCTGGAGCGAAAAGTCCCTGGCGTTCGCCGAAGTTGCAAAGCGGTACGGTTATGATTTCGAAAGTCCGGATTATCGCTTGCAATCCGACCCGGAAGAGCGGATCCGGCAATTGCTGGCGATGGATTTATCGGCTTATGGAGAATGCATTCTGATCGGTTCCAGTATGGGGGGCTACGTGGCGACGGTGGCGTCGGAAACGATCAAGCCGCACGGCCTCTTTTTATTGGCTCCGGCCTTTTATCTGCCCGGCTATCCAAGGACCGATTTTCATCCGCCCGCAGCGCGGACTCTGGTCATTCACGGCTGGCAGGACGACATTGTCCTGCCGGGAAATTCATGGATGTTTTGCCAGAAGCACAGCATCCGCCTCAACATGGTGAATGCCGATCATCGGTTGCTGAGCGAACTGCCGTATTTGACGGAAGAGTTCGAGCGTTTCCTGCGCACTTTACCCTGA
- a CDS encoding beta-propeller fold lactonase family protein: protein MRLLRIDALAVAFFFATAFSAGFASASPFAYISNQLDDSVSVIDTALGKVVATIAVAGKPAGIALSPDGARVYVSVPEGHGFAVIDAEKRQVVAKVPLGSGSLGIAAGPDGDKIYVADWYRNTVTVVDAHSLQPIRTIAVGQSPSGLVVSPDNRWLYVANRLSDSVSKIDLISFSVTGTVPVGSHPFGLAIDARGERLYAINVQSDDVTVIAAGRMKPVAAVKVGTRPYAAALALNGSRLFVTNQDDGTVSVIDTQALKEIASIEVGDKPEGISTHPDDRRVYVANWFDGDVSVIDADSMKTVGTVKTGEGSRAFGQFIGK from the coding sequence ATGCGCTTGCTGCGTATTGACGCGTTGGCTGTGGCGTTCTTTTTCGCTACAGCTTTTTCTGCCGGATTTGCCTCGGCTTCGCCTTTCGCCTACATCAGCAACCAACTGGACGATAGCGTTTCGGTGATCGATACCGCTCTGGGCAAGGTCGTGGCAACCATTGCTGTGGCCGGCAAACCGGCAGGCATTGCCTTGTCTCCCGACGGCGCCAGAGTTTACGTCAGCGTTCCTGAAGGCCACGGCTTCGCCGTGATCGACGCCGAAAAACGCCAGGTGGTCGCCAAGGTTCCTCTCGGCAGCGGCTCTCTCGGCATTGCGGCAGGCCCCGACGGAGATAAAATCTATGTGGCCGATTGGTACCGGAATACGGTGACCGTGGTCGATGCGCACAGCCTTCAGCCCATCCGGACGATTGCCGTCGGCCAGTCGCCGTCGGGCCTGGTCGTCAGTCCCGACAATCGCTGGTTGTACGTCGCCAATCGCCTGAGCGATTCGGTTTCCAAAATCGATCTGATTTCATTCTCCGTAACGGGGACCGTGCCGGTCGGCTCCCATCCGTTCGGATTGGCCATCGATGCCCGGGGCGAGCGTCTCTATGCAATCAACGTCCAAAGCGACGACGTGACCGTGATTGCCGCCGGCCGCATGAAACCCGTGGCCGCCGTTAAAGTCGGCACGCGTCCCTATGCCGCGGCGCTGGCCCTGAACGGCAGCAGGCTGTTCGTCACCAATCAGGACGACGGCACCGTATCGGTGATCGATACCCAAGCCTTGAAGGAAATCGCCTCGATCGAAGTCGGCGACAAGCCCGAGGGCATCAGCACCCATCCCGACGATCGGCGCGTCTATGTCGCCAACTGGTTCGACGGCGACGTCTCGGTCATCGATGCGGATTCGATGAAAACCGTCGGCACCGTTAAAACCGGCGAAGGCAGCCGCGCCTTCGGGCAGTTCATCGGCAAGTAG